The proteins below come from a single Mucilaginibacter mali genomic window:
- the cysS gene encoding cysteine--tRNA ligase, producing MEQNIFVYNTLTRTKEAFKPLNPPHVGMYVCGPTVYSDAHMGNCRTYISFDLIFRYLNHVGYKVRYVRNITDAGHLEGDADEGDDKIAKKAKLEKLEPMEIVQRYTVGFHDVMKLLNTLPPSIEPTATGHVIEQIELVKEILNRGYAYEVNGSVYFDVEKYNATQDYGVLNGRNLEDLLNNTRNLGGQDEKRGKLDFALWIKAKPEHLMKWPSPWGVGFPGWHLECSAMSNKYLGHQFDIHGGGIDLVPTHHTNEIAQNVASCGHNPATYWIHTNMLTVNGQKMSKSLGNSFLPHELFSGDNKILSKGYSPMTVRFFMLQAHYRSTLDFGNDAMEASEKGFKRLMNAFSLLDGLKASATTEVEIAPLRQRCYDAMNDDFNSPVLIAELFEATRIINSVHDGKLKIDADNLQQLKDMMQVFIVDVLGLQNEVAANDDLPKVMDMIVNLRGEAKKNSDYATSDKIRDGLQKIGFQLKDSKDGTTWNKM from the coding sequence ATGGAACAAAATATATTTGTTTACAACACTTTAACCCGTACCAAAGAAGCTTTTAAACCGCTAAACCCGCCCCACGTAGGCATGTATGTTTGCGGCCCTACCGTTTACAGCGATGCCCACATGGGCAATTGCCGTACCTATATATCGTTCGATCTGATATTCCGCTATCTTAACCATGTAGGTTATAAGGTGCGCTATGTGCGTAATATAACCGATGCCGGCCACCTGGAAGGCGATGCGGATGAGGGCGACGACAAAATTGCAAAAAAAGCCAAGCTGGAAAAGCTGGAGCCAATGGAGATCGTACAGCGTTACACCGTAGGTTTCCATGATGTAATGAAATTGCTGAATACGTTACCACCCAGCATCGAACCAACAGCTACCGGCCACGTGATAGAACAGATAGAACTGGTAAAAGAGATCCTAAACCGCGGTTACGCCTACGAGGTAAACGGTTCGGTTTATTTTGATGTAGAGAAATATAACGCCACGCAGGACTACGGCGTGCTGAACGGCCGCAACCTGGAAGACCTGCTGAACAATACCCGCAACCTGGGCGGACAGGACGAAAAACGCGGCAAGCTTGACTTTGCCCTGTGGATAAAAGCCAAACCCGAACACCTGATGAAATGGCCATCGCCCTGGGGCGTGGGTTTCCCGGGCTGGCATTTGGAGTGCTCGGCCATGAGTAATAAGTACCTGGGCCATCAATTTGATATCCACGGCGGTGGTATCGATTTGGTGCCTACCCACCACACCAACGAGATCGCCCAAAACGTGGCCAGCTGCGGCCATAACCCGGCCACTTATTGGATCCATACAAATATGCTGACGGTGAACGGGCAGAAGATGTCAAAATCATTAGGCAACAGCTTCCTGCCGCACGAGTTGTTTAGCGGCGATAACAAGATATTAAGCAAGGGCTACAGCCCCATGACGGTGCGCTTCTTTATGCTGCAGGCCCATTACCGTAGCACGCTGGATTTTGGTAACGATGCCATGGAAGCATCGGAAAAAGGCTTTAAACGCCTGATGAACGCCTTTAGCCTGCTGGATGGCCTGAAAGCATCGGCCACTACCGAAGTGGAAATAGCCCCTTTAAGGCAGCGTTGCTACGATGCCATGAATGATGATTTTAACAGCCCCGTGCTGATAGCCGAACTATTTGAGGCCACCCGTATCATCAATTCGGTGCACGATGGTAAACTGAAGATAGATGCTGATAACCTGCAACAGTTAAAAGATATGATGCAGGTATTTATTGTGGATGTTTTAGGCCTGCAGAACGAGGTTGCCGCTAACGACGACCTGCCGAAGGTGATGGACATGATCGTCAACCTGCGCGGCGAAGCCAAAAAGAACAGCGACTACGCCACATCAGACAAGATACGCGATGGCCTGCAAAAAATAGGCTTCCAGCTAAAAGACAGCAAGGACGGAACCACCTGGAATAAAATGTAG
- a CDS encoding DUF433 domain-containing protein has protein sequence MSQHIDYKLYIEVNPEVRFGKPVIKGTRITVYDVLQWLASGMSQEEILSDFPQLTQDQLLACLAYAANKERIIKVA, from the coding sequence ATGTCACAGCACATCGATTATAAGTTATACATAGAAGTGAACCCGGAAGTAAGGTTTGGTAAACCTGTTATTAAGGGTACCCGTATTACAGTATACGATGTTTTGCAATGGCTAGCCTCCGGAATGAGTCAGGAAGAGATACTCTCCGATTTTCCGCAATTAACTCAAGATCAATTGCTGGCATGCCTTGCTTACGCGGCTAATAAAGAACGTATTATAAAAGTAGCATGA
- a CDS encoding N-acetylglucosamine kinase, which translates to MIVVADSGSSKTDWLLDKPGTDPVEYRTDGLNPYFLTEKEIAKKVHDQLPGLVAIANQVTEIYFFGAGCSSPDRHEMVSNALSQVFPKAFISVDSDLLGSAYATCGREKGLCCVLGTGSNISFFDGEDVAEGKHGLGYVLGDEGSGSWLGKALVTDYMYNKMPAAIHDMFRDDYHLDKATIIRNVYQQPRANSYLASFAKFLNKIQHTEYGQHVLNSAFLEFIETNIKSYPQYHQYKCHFVGSIAWHFSDELKRQCSRHHIHVGKIIQKPIDELLPFIRKRNGVM; encoded by the coding sequence ATGATCGTAGTTGCTGATAGTGGTTCGTCAAAAACCGACTGGCTGCTGGACAAACCCGGCACCGACCCTGTTGAATATCGTACAGACGGACTAAACCCTTACTTTTTAACCGAAAAAGAGATCGCCAAAAAGGTGCACGATCAGTTGCCCGGGTTGGTAGCTATAGCCAATCAGGTTACGGAGATCTATTTTTTCGGCGCAGGCTGTTCCAGCCCCGACCGGCACGAGATGGTATCAAACGCCCTGAGCCAGGTTTTCCCAAAAGCCTTTATCAGTGTTGATAGCGATCTGTTGGGTTCGGCGTACGCCACCTGCGGGCGCGAGAAAGGGTTGTGCTGTGTGCTGGGTACTGGTTCAAACATCTCATTTTTTGATGGTGAAGACGTGGCCGAAGGCAAGCATGGCCTGGGTTATGTTTTGGGCGACGAGGGTTCGGGATCGTGGTTGGGCAAAGCCCTGGTAACCGATTACATGTACAACAAGATGCCGGCAGCTATTCACGATATGTTTCGCGATGATTATCATTTGGATAAGGCCACCATCATCCGCAATGTCTACCAGCAGCCTCGTGCCAATTCCTACCTGGCATCATTTGCCAAATTTCTGAACAAGATACAACATACCGAATACGGTCAGCATGTACTAAACTCGGCTTTTTTAGAGTTCATCGAGACCAACATTAAGAGCTATCCCCAATATCACCAGTATAAATGCCACTTTGTTGGCTCCATTGCCTGGCATTTTAGCGATGAACTGAAACGCCAGTGCAGCCGCCACCATATCCATGTAGGCAAGATTATCCAAAAACCGATAGATGAGTTGCTGCCGTTTATCCGTAAGCGTAATGGGGTGATGTGA
- a CDS encoding response regulator: MPATYKICLLIDDNYIDNFVTRRILESGHFADEVIVRQSPADAIDSLRDGSVKPDVIFLDIRMPMMSGFEFLQEYDKLNDEVKKAKIFMLSSSLDPTDLKKSIENKYITQFIHKPLTHKILEELSA; the protein is encoded by the coding sequence ATGCCCGCCACTTATAAAATATGCTTGCTGATTGATGACAATTACATTGATAATTTTGTCACCCGCAGGATATTGGAAAGCGGGCATTTTGCCGATGAAGTTATTGTGCGGCAATCGCCTGCCGATGCTATCGATTCGTTAAGAGATGGCAGCGTTAAACCCGATGTGATATTTTTGGATATCCGGATGCCGATGATGAGCGGGTTTGAATTTTTGCAGGAATACGATAAGCTGAATGATGAGGTGAAGAAAGCCAAAATATTTATGCTTTCGTCGTCGCTTGATCCTACCGATCTTAAAAAATCAATCGAGAACAAATACATCACCCAGTTCATCCACAAGCCGCTTACCCACAAAATACTGGAAGAGCTGAGTGCATGA
- a CDS encoding efflux RND transporter periplasmic adaptor subunit, with translation MKIRYIAYIIIALIIGYLVYSKLWGAKAKEAAAATGGAGGKGGKGGKKKGGPIPVKVMIVKDTTVINNIDVTGSIDANEKVNLISQTAGNITGIYFKEGSYVSKGQLLVKVYNQDLQASYQQVQYQVALAKQTEYRNKILLEKEAISKEEYETSLTSLNSLNAQGDMIKAQIARTEIRAPFSGTIGLRNVSPGGYLSPSTSIATLVNIDPAKLTFSVPERYLPLIQPGANISFTVASSNKKYNAKVYAIEPAIDATSRTITIRAQAANPKNELKAGAFAKINLTLDQIPKTIMVPTEVVIPDLKSSKVFLVKKGVATPQFVKTDLRTDTRIQITDGLKPGDSLIVSGIIQMRPKVALKITKVIK, from the coding sequence ATGAAGATCAGGTATATTGCATACATCATAATTGCCTTGATAATAGGCTATTTGGTTTACAGCAAGCTTTGGGGCGCAAAAGCCAAAGAGGCAGCGGCGGCAACAGGCGGCGCCGGCGGTAAAGGCGGCAAGGGCGGCAAAAAGAAGGGCGGCCCCATTCCCGTTAAAGTAATGATCGTTAAGGATACGACGGTGATCAACAACATCGACGTTACCGGTTCTATCGATGCCAACGAAAAGGTAAACCTGATCAGCCAAACGGCTGGCAATATCACCGGCATTTACTTTAAGGAGGGTAGCTATGTAAGCAAGGGCCAGCTGCTGGTAAAGGTTTACAACCAGGATCTGCAGGCATCGTACCAGCAGGTGCAATACCAGGTGGCCTTAGCCAAGCAAACCGAATACCGCAACAAGATATTGCTGGAAAAAGAAGCGATCAGTAAAGAGGAGTACGAAACATCGTTAACCAGCCTTAACTCGCTTAATGCCCAGGGCGATATGATAAAAGCCCAGATAGCCCGTACCGAGATCCGTGCGCCGTTTAGCGGTACTATTGGTTTGCGTAATGTTAGTCCGGGTGGCTACCTGTCGCCATCAACCTCTATCGCTACGCTGGTCAATATCGATCCGGCTAAGCTGACGTTCTCGGTACCGGAACGTTACCTGCCGTTGATACAGCCTGGGGCTAATATCAGCTTTACCGTAGCCAGCAGCAATAAAAAATACAATGCCAAGGTATATGCTATCGAGCCGGCTATCGATGCTACCTCGCGCACCATCACTATCCGCGCGCAGGCTGCTAACCCTAAAAACGAGTTAAAGGCAGGCGCTTTCGCTAAGATCAACCTAACGCTCGATCAGATCCCGAAAACCATTATGGTGCCTACCGAGGTAGTTATCCCCGATTTGAAAAGCAGCAAGGTATTCCTGGTTAAAAAAGGCGTAGCCACACCACAATTTGTAAAAACCGATCTGCGTACCGATACCAGGATCCAAATTACCGACGGCCTGAAGCCGGGAGATAGTTTGATCGTGTCGGGCATTATACAAATGCGCCCTAAAGTGGCCTTAAAAATTACTAAAGTTATTAAATAA
- a CDS encoding TolC family protein produces MKFSKIVCLLFLCTATAPGTRAQNAPMLTLKEAVEIALKNNYNIKLAQNNNSIAKNNVTPGAAGMLPKVSADLTTNNSKQTIKQTRSDGTVNNLNGISNSNISYGPSLNWTLFDGFAMFANYDQLKQLNQLSDVRLRDTIQSTMANVIATYYDLINQNEQIKAQKGAIAISRTQLRIANDKLSVGRASGLDALNAQVNLNTDTATLLSLVQQFKANKIKLNQLLVRDLQTDFAVADTIVVDQHLSLGNILSSAQTQNPAILSSEISKRLADINLRQVKATRLPTLSVGSGYTWTNSKTPAGFTRTQDAHGFNYGLTASINIFDGFNQTRKERNAKIQIDNAVIDAKQVRLNVEAQINNLFVSYLSGLDLVKLGQANVAIAKKNLDISLEKYKLGNITPLEIREAQRNYLDAQSKFFDAQYQAKQAEITLKQITGSINIE; encoded by the coding sequence ATGAAATTTAGTAAAATAGTTTGCCTGCTGTTTTTATGCACCGCTACGGCGCCTGGCACCCGTGCGCAAAACGCGCCTATGCTAACGCTTAAGGAAGCGGTGGAGATAGCATTAAAAAACAACTACAATATTAAGCTGGCCCAAAACAACAACAGCATTGCCAAAAACAATGTTACACCGGGCGCGGCCGGCATGCTGCCAAAGGTAAGCGCCGATCTGACCACTAATAACAGTAAGCAAACCATCAAGCAAACCCGCAGCGATGGTACCGTAAATAACCTTAACGGCATCAGCAATAGCAATATTAGTTACGGCCCCAGCCTTAACTGGACCCTCTTTGATGGCTTTGCCATGTTTGCCAACTACGATCAGTTGAAGCAACTGAACCAGCTAAGCGATGTGCGCCTGCGCGATACCATACAAAGCACCATGGCCAACGTAATTGCCACCTATTACGATCTGATCAACCAAAACGAACAGATCAAGGCGCAAAAGGGGGCCATCGCCATATCGCGCACACAATTGCGCATCGCTAACGATAAGCTTTCGGTAGGCCGGGCCTCAGGTCTTGACGCGTTGAACGCCCAGGTGAACCTGAATACCGATACCGCTACCCTGCTTAGCCTGGTGCAACAGTTTAAAGCTAATAAGATCAAGCTTAATCAACTACTTGTAAGGGACCTGCAAACCGATTTTGCTGTAGCAGATACCATTGTGGTCGATCAGCACCTTTCATTGGGGAATATCCTAAGCAGCGCGCAAACGCAAAACCCGGCTATCCTGTCGTCCGAGATTAGTAAGCGTTTGGCCGATATTAACCTGCGTCAGGTAAAGGCTACCCGTTTGCCAACCTTAAGTGTGGGCAGCGGCTACACCTGGACCAACAGCAAAACTCCCGCGGGCTTTACCCGCACGCAGGATGCGCATGGCTTTAACTATGGGCTGACGGCCTCCATCAACATCTTTGATGGTTTTAACCAAACCCGTAAGGAACGCAACGCCAAAATACAAATTGATAACGCGGTGATAGATGCCAAACAAGTACGCCTGAATGTGGAGGCACAAATTAATAACCTTTTTGTTAGCTACCTTTCGGGCTTAGACCTGGTGAAGCTGGGGCAGGCTAATGTGGCCATCGCCAAAAAGAATTTAGATATATCGCTGGAAAAATATAAACTGGGTAACATCACCCCGCTGGAGATCAGGGAGGCACAAAGGAACTATCTGGACGCGCAATCGAAGTTTTTTGATGCCCAATACCAGGCCAAACAAGCAGAAATTACCTTAAAGCAGATAACCGGCAGCATAAATATTGAATAA
- a CDS encoding efflux RND transporter permease subunit: MSLSSVSIKRPVLATVLSVVIVVFGVIGYTFLGVRDFPSVDPPIISVSTSYSGANSDVIESQITEPLEKAINGVPGIRNITSSSSVGSSNITVEFTLDADLETAANDVRDKVSQAQRQLPQDIDAPPVVTKADASADQIITLTVSSNTRNINQVDDYAENVLQEGLQTIPGVSSINIQGQRQYAMRLWIDPNKLSALKLAATDIKDALAKENVELPAGKIEGNNTELAVRALGKLHTVKDFNDLIIRADSNRVIHFSDVGYAILGSANEESSLKESGVPEVGLAIVPQPGANYVQIAKDFYKRLEQIKKDLPPDIKVVVALDNTRFINQSITEVKETLLVSFILVVIIIYLFFRDWLIAFRPLIDIPVSLIGAFFIMYVFGFSINILTLLGIVLATGLVVDDGIVVTENIYKKVESGMDVRKAAFEGSAEIFFAVVSTSVTLAAVFLPIVFLEGFTGRLFREFAVVVAGAVLISAFVSLSLTPMLNVKLIRKNQKKSKFYEKTEPFFERMTNAYTETLTNAMKWRWTSWPILAVCLIGVYIFVKVIPSELAPLDDRSLLRYSVTAPEGSSYEYTSNYMDKVSQMIEDSIPEKNVNISITAFGRGGAGSVNTGFGRIGLVKPDERKRTQAQIADYMTKKLAKFPDARAIVVQEQTISGGGSGARTSLPIQFVLQNQDFEKIRKVLPGFLAEVQKSTLLQTADVDLKFTKPELTVVTDRDRARDLGVSVADIASTLQLYYSAGRVDYFLINGKQYQVVAQVDRANRDQPLDLKSVYVRSSNGSLVQLDNVVKVSEDAIPPSIYHFNRFKSATIQAGLAPGVSMSQGIAEMERIAKEQLDQTFSTALSGPSRDYSESSSNIMFAFLFALLLIYLVLAAQFESFIDPFIVMMTVPLAIAGAFLSLWLFNQTLNIFSEIGMITLVGLVTKNGILIVEFANQRMEHGLSKYEAVIESATARLRPILMTSLAVVLGSVPIALALGAGAKSRVSLGIVIIGGMLFSLMLTLYVIPMIYMMIAAKVRKDPDAEDEEVSEPKKRLNPKQPKLIEKL, translated from the coding sequence ATGAGTTTATCCTCAGTAAGTATAAAAAGGCCGGTACTGGCAACCGTATTATCGGTTGTGATAGTGGTATTTGGGGTTATCGGCTATACCTTTTTGGGCGTGCGCGACTTCCCCTCGGTCGATCCGCCTATTATTTCTGTAAGTACCAGCTACTCGGGCGCTAACTCTGATGTTATCGAATCGCAGATCACCGAGCCACTGGAAAAAGCCATTAACGGTGTGCCGGGTATCCGTAATATCACGTCGAGCAGTTCGGTAGGTAGCAGTAACATTACTGTTGAGTTTACGCTTGACGCCGATTTGGAAACCGCCGCTAACGACGTGCGCGACAAGGTATCGCAGGCACAGCGCCAGCTGCCGCAGGATATCGACGCCCCGCCGGTAGTAACCAAGGCTGATGCCAGTGCCGACCAGATCATCACGCTTACCGTTAGCAGTAATACCCGTAACATTAACCAGGTAGATGATTATGCCGAGAACGTATTGCAGGAGGGCCTGCAAACCATCCCCGGTGTAAGCTCCATCAACATACAGGGCCAGCGCCAGTACGCCATGCGTTTATGGATAGACCCTAACAAGCTATCGGCACTTAAACTGGCCGCTACCGATATTAAGGATGCCCTGGCAAAAGAAAACGTGGAGTTGCCTGCCGGTAAAATTGAAGGTAACAATACCGAGCTGGCCGTTCGCGCCCTGGGTAAGCTGCATACCGTAAAAGATTTTAACGACCTCATCATCCGTGCCGACAGCAACCGGGTGATCCACTTTAGCGATGTTGGTTATGCCATATTAGGTTCTGCTAATGAGGAGTCATCGTTGAAAGAATCGGGCGTTCCCGAGGTGGGTTTGGCCATTGTGCCGCAGCCAGGTGCCAACTATGTGCAGATAGCCAAGGACTTTTACAAGCGCCTGGAGCAGATAAAAAAAGACCTTCCACCCGATATTAAAGTAGTAGTAGCGCTGGATAATACCCGCTTCATTAACCAATCTATCACCGAGGTGAAGGAAACGCTGCTGGTATCGTTCATCCTGGTGGTAATTATTATCTACCTGTTCTTCCGCGACTGGCTGATCGCTTTCCGCCCGTTGATAGATATCCCGGTATCGCTTATCGGTGCATTCTTTATCATGTACGTATTCGGCTTCTCTATCAATATCCTTACCCTGCTGGGCATTGTATTGGCGACGGGGCTTGTGGTGGATGACGGTATCGTAGTAACGGAGAACATTTATAAAAAGGTAGAATCGGGCATGGATGTCCGCAAGGCGGCGTTCGAGGGTTCGGCCGAGATCTTCTTTGCCGTAGTATCTACTTCGGTAACGCTGGCGGCGGTGTTCTTGCCTATCGTGTTCTTAGAGGGCTTTACCGGGCGCTTGTTCCGCGAGTTCGCGGTGGTGGTAGCGGGGGCGGTGTTGATATCGGCCTTTGTGTCGTTGTCGCTTACGCCAATGCTGAACGTAAAGCTGATTCGCAAGAACCAGAAGAAATCGAAGTTTTACGAAAAGACAGAGCCTTTTTTCGAGCGTATGACCAATGCCTATACCGAAACGCTGACCAATGCCATGAAATGGCGCTGGACATCGTGGCCTATACTGGCGGTGTGTTTAATTGGTGTATACATTTTTGTAAAGGTGATCCCATCAGAGTTGGCACCGCTTGATGACCGCAGCCTGCTGCGTTATTCGGTAACTGCGCCCGAAGGTTCATCGTACGAGTATACCAGCAATTACATGGATAAGGTATCGCAAATGATTGAGGATTCCATCCCCGAAAAAAATGTGAACATCTCTATCACAGCATTTGGTCGTGGTGGTGCAGGCTCGGTAAATACCGGTTTTGGCCGTATCGGTTTAGTTAAGCCCGATGAGCGTAAACGCACCCAGGCACAAATTGCCGATTACATGACCAAAAAACTGGCTAAGTTCCCGGATGCCCGCGCTATTGTGGTGCAGGAGCAAACCATATCTGGCGGCGGTAGCGGTGCCCGTACATCGTTGCCTATCCAGTTTGTATTGCAGAACCAGGACTTTGAGAAGATCCGAAAGGTATTACCGGGCTTTTTGGCCGAAGTGCAGAAAAGCACCTTACTGCAAACGGCCGACGTCGATTTGAAATTTACCAAACCCGAACTAACCGTAGTAACCGACCGCGACCGTGCCCGCGATTTGGGTGTGAGCGTAGCCGATATCGCGTCGACACTGCAATTATACTATAGCGCCGGCCGTGTAGATTACTTCCTGATAAATGGTAAACAGTACCAGGTAGTGGCACAGGTTGATCGCGCCAATCGCGACCAGCCGCTGGATCTGAAATCGGTATACGTACGTAGTTCAAACGGTAGCCTGGTGCAGCTGGATAACGTGGTAAAGGTATCCGAAGATGCCATTCCGCCATCTATCTATCACTTTAACCGTTTTAAATCGGCCACTATACAGGCTGGTTTAGCGCCAGGTGTGAGCATGAGCCAGGGCATTGCCGAAATGGAGCGCATCGCTAAAGAGCAACTGGACCAAACATTCAGTACCGCCCTTAGCGGCCCATCGCGCGATTATTCGGAATCATCGTCAAACATCATGTTCGCGTTCCTGTTCGCGCTGTTGTTGATCTACCTGGTACTGGCCGCGCAGTTTGAAAGCTTCATCGACCCATTCATTGTAATGATGACCGTGCCGCTGGCTATTGCGGGGGCGTTCCTGTCGCTATGGCTGTTCAACCAAACGCTCAATATCTTTAGCGAGATCGGTATGATCACGCTTGTGGGCCTGGTAACCAAAAACGGTATCTTAATTGTGGAGTTCGCCAACCAGCGCATGGAACACGGACTGAGCAAATATGAGGCCGTGATTGAATCGGCTACGGCACGTTTGCGCCCCATCCTGATGACCAGTTTGGCCGTGGTGCTGGGTTCGGTGCCAATTGCCCTTGCTTTGGGTGCAGGCGCTAAAAGCCGTGTATCGCTGGGTATCGTGATCATCGGCGGTATGCTGTTCTCGCTGATGCTGACACTGTATGTGATCCCGATGATCTATATGATGATTGCCGCCAAGGTGCGTAAAGACCCTGACGCGGAAGACGAAGAAGTAAGCGAGCCAAAAAAGCGGCTGAACCCTAAACAACCAAAATTGATAGAAAAGCTGTAA
- a CDS encoding MarR family winged helix-turn-helix transcriptional regulator encodes MNEVTEPVSRKLIHLAKIYLNVLSERLGHLDIDRYWYFLSVIRANDGQLTQKALGDKMGKDKSAVVNIIDNLAERGYVYREINPADRRQHLLRVTEKANREVPEMLTTFDELNALVAGDIPAQELEIFFRVLLQMEDNLKPYATQEMNIKLNLNK; translated from the coding sequence ATGAACGAAGTAACAGAACCCGTTTCGCGTAAGCTGATACATCTGGCTAAAATATACCTGAATGTCCTGTCGGAAAGGCTGGGTCATTTGGATATTGACCGCTATTGGTACTTCCTTTCGGTGATACGCGCTAACGATGGCCAGCTTACCCAAAAAGCCCTGGGCGATAAGATGGGAAAGGATAAATCGGCTGTAGTAAATATCATTGATAATCTGGCCGAACGTGGGTATGTTTATAGGGAAATAAACCCGGCCGACAGGCGGCAGCACCTGCTGCGTGTAACCGAAAAAGCCAACCGGGAAGTACCCGAAATGCTGACCACTTTCGACGAACTTAACGCGCTGGTGGCAGGCGATATCCCGGCGCAGGAACTGGAAATATTCTTCAGGGTGTTGCTGCAAATGGAAGACAACCTGAAACCTTATGCCACGCAGGAAATGAACATAAAACTTAACCTTAACAAGTAA
- a CDS encoding DUF5615 family PIN-like protein, with amino-acid sequence MSVRLISDENISWRLKKLLPDWDILPANEIDIENRVSDIFIWRFAKANQYHILTFDEDFSELQNLYSFPPKIIWLRTGNCSTAEIANCLKKELFTIGAFLQNDELGLLEIHF; translated from the coding sequence ATGAGCGTTCGCCTTATCTCGGATGAAAATATATCCTGGCGATTAAAAAAACTTCTACCCGATTGGGATATTTTGCCCGCGAACGAGATTGATATTGAGAACAGAGTATCCGATATATTTATATGGCGATTTGCCAAAGCTAATCAATATCATATCCTTACATTCGATGAGGATTTTTCCGAATTGCAAAATCTTTATTCTTTCCCGCCCAAGATCATATGGCTGCGCACCGGGAATTGCAGTACTGCCGAAATTGCGAATTGCCTTAAGAAAGAACTTTTCACAATAGGCGCGTTCTTGCAAAATGATGAATTAGGTTTGTTAGAGATACACTTTTAA